DNA sequence from the Desulfurella sp. genome:
TGTGCAGCACACTTTACAGCATCAACCCTTGAGGTTTGGCCCGCACCAATTGCTAAAGCCTGCGAATTTAAAGCAAAACATATTGCATTTGATTTAGCAAACTTTGCTACAAACCAAGCGAACTTCAAATCTTCAATTTGGTTTTGTGTGGGTTTTGATTGAGTAACAATTTCATAGCTAAAATCATCTAAATAATCGCTATCTTGAACAACAAAACCTCCAACTACACTTTTTATATCTTTATTTTCTTTATATGAATTTATATCAACCTTATCTACTTTAGCTAAAATTAAATTTTTCTTTTTTGACAGAATACTTAATGCTTCCTTTTCAAAATCAAAAGCGACAATAACCTCATAAAAACGCTCTGCTATTTTTTTTGCTAAACTTCCATCCACAATACCATTTATTCCAACTATACCGCCAAAAGCACTTACAGGATCGCTAAATAGCGCTTTCTCATACGCATCCTGTAGATTATCAGCACAAGCCACACCGCATGGTGTATTGTGTTTAATTATGGTACACATAAAAGGCTTACTCAAATAAGTAGATTCTATCATCATCCTATAAGCAACATCAATATCTAATATATTATTAAAAGATATTTCTTTTCCCTGAAGTTGAACCATGTTTGGCAAACCTTTTTTTAGCGGCACTCTATAGAAATTTGCCGTCTGGTGAGGGTTTTCTCCATATCTTAGAGATTTTTTTAATTTCATACCAATATTCAGTGTGTCACCTTTATAACCAAATTTTTCAACAATCACAGAATCGTAATAAGAAGTTAAAGCAAAAGCTTTTAAAGCACATTTTTTTCTAAAATCTATATCTATGTTATCAAAGTTTTCCATTACTCTTGTATAATCTTTCGGATCGACCACAACCAATACCCTTTTATAATTTTTTGAAGCTGCTCTGATAAGTGTAGGGCCACCTATGTCAATATTTTCTATTAACTCGTTTGTATTATTTGAGCGCATGGCTACCTGTTCAAAAGGATAAAGATTTACAACAACAATATCTATGGGTTCTATATTGTGAATTGATAATTCT
Encoded proteins:
- the purH gene encoding bifunctional phosphoribosylaminoimidazolecarboxamide formyltransferase/IMP cyclohydrolase, which translates into the protein MRAIISVYDKSGIVEFAKFLQEKGVSIISTGSTYNLLKQNDINATSVENYTGFEEILDGRVKTLQYKIHAGILADLSNPKHKEELSIHNIEPIDIVVVNLYPFEQVAMRSNNTNELIENIDIGGPTLIRAASKNYKRVLVVVDPKDYTRVMENFDNIDIDFRKKCALKAFALTSYYDSVIVEKFGYKGDTLNIGMKLKKSLRYGENPHQTANFYRVPLKKGLPNMVQLQGKEISFNNILDIDVAYRMMIESTYLSKPFMCTIIKHNTPCGVACADNLQDAYEKALFSDPVSAFGGIVGINGIVDGSLAKKIAERFYEVIVAFDFEKEALSILSKKKNLILAKVDKVDINSYKENKDIKSVVGGFVVQDSDYLDDFSYEIVTQSKPTQNQIEDLKFAWFVAKFAKSNAICFALNSQALAIGAGQTSRVDAVKCAAQKAKDLGISLQGSVLASDGFFPFRDNVDLAKSFGATAFVQPGGSIRDDEVIKACNEYNLPMIFTKKRHFRH